A segment of the Egibacteraceae bacterium genome:
CCGGGCGCGAGCGCTCCCCAGTCGGTGAGGTACAGCCGGCCAGAGACGGTCGCGAGCCCTGTCGTCGTGTGCGCGCTGAGCGTATGGAAGAAGCCATGGCGGAAAAGGGGTCCGAGGTCGGTGAACACCCCGGTGCGCGCGAGCCCGACCACCATGACCGTGAACACCGCCATGAGCGACCACGCGGCCACGCGCGCCTCGAGGTTGCGCACCAGCTCCCGGCCACGACGCTGCCACAGCCAGTAGTGCAGGGCGAAGCTGCTGGCACCCGCCACCATGATCGGCATGAGCACCGCTTCCACCAGCGGGGACCGGTAGAAGGCCACCGACGTCGACTGGACGGCGAAGCCGCCGGTGTCGAAGGCGGTCATGAACAGGTTCGCCGCGTGGTACAGCCCCAACCGGGGCGGCATGCCGGCCACGGCCAGGGCCGCCCACAGCAAGGCGATCCCCGCAATCGCGTACGTCAGTGCGACACGCCAGATGAACCGGGCGGTGCTCAGCACATTGGGCAGGATCTTCTCCTCACGGGCCTCACCGACGTACATGGAGCCGATGGCGCCGCCGCCCTTGGCGAACATGGTCAGGAACACGATGATGATCCCCTGACCCCCCATGAACTGCATGAGGTGGCGCCAGAGGTTCACGCTGCGGGCCATGTGGTCCACGTCGTTGACCAGCGTGAGCCCGATCGTGGCGAACCCGCTCATCGCCTCGAAGTAGGCGTCGAGGTAGGACGCGTAGTGGCCCGACAGCAGCAGGGGCACGGCTCCGAAGACCGGGGCCAGCAACCACGCCGCCCCCACCGCCGCCAGGCCATGGCTGGCCGACAGCTGTGCGGGGGTCCGGCAGACCCGCTCCCCCAGCTGGGCGAAGATGATCGCGAACGCGGCACCCACCACGAAGCCCCACGCCTCGTTGGACTCCCCGAGGGCGAACCCCAGCGCGGCGGGCAGCAGCATCACCAGCCCCACACCCAGCAGGACCCGGGCTGCGTAGAGGCCGATCAGCCGGAAGTCCCGCGGGTCCGGTCGGAACAGCATCGCCCCAGTAGACGCCAGTCCGCGCCCTGGAGCAATCACGCGGCGCGGGCAGGCAATCCGCGCGTGGTCCCCGCCCGAACAGCCGGTGACGAGCTCGGCGCACGCGAGGCATCCGCTTCGCGACGAGCTCGCGACCTCCGCCCGGTGAGGACCTGCCATGACCGCTGCACGCCACCGCCGCCTGCTCACCCTCGCGCTCGCCGGGCTCTCCGCCGGGGCGGGGGCGGCTCACGTCAGCATCATCGCCGAGCACGTCGCCGTGGTCTGGTGGTATGGCGCCGCCTTCGGCCTCGTCGCCCTCTTGCAGCTGGCCTGGGCGGCGGCGCTGGTGCGGCGCTCCCCGAGCCGGCGTGTCCTTGCCGCCGGTGCAATCGGTCATGGCATCGTGCTCGGCGCCTGGGTCCTTGCGCGCACGGCGGGGCTGCCCTTCGTCCCGGGCGACGGATCGTCAGCGGTCGGCCTGCTCGACGGCACCACGGCGCTGTTCCAGGGGCTGATCGTCGCGGGGGTGCTCGCCACGGCGAGTACGGCTGTCCGGCTGCGTCCCCGGCTGCAACAGGCCGTGGGGGTGACCGCTGCAGCCGTGCTGCTGCTCACCGCACCGGTCACCGTCACCGCGCTGGCAGCAGGCCCGGGCCACACGCACGAGGAGCCGCACACCGGACAGACCCGAGCCGACCACGCCGATCAGCCCGGCCACCCCCACCCCGAGCCCGCTGCGCCCACCGACCACGCCGATCAGCCCGGCCACCCCCACCCCGAGCCCGCTGCGCCCACCGACCACGCCGAGCAGCCCGGCCACCCCCACCCCGAGCCGGGCAGCGCCCCGCGCTGAGGCGGATGCGCTCGGAGCGGCCCCGGCGCCACTCGGTCGCCGCATCCCCTCTAGGCTGAGGGCATGCGGCGACCGAAGGGGCACCGGTGAACGCGGGGCTGGCACCTGAGCAACTGGCCGAGTGGGTGCGTGACGCGCGGCAGCGCACGTTGGACCTCGTGGCCGACCTCGACGACGAGCAGCTCATCGGGCCGGTCCTGCCCACCGTGAACCCCCTGCTGTGGGAGATCGGGCACCTGAGCTGGTTCGCGGAGAAGTTCGTGCTGCGGGACGCCCTGGGCGAAGCGCCGATCCTGGCGCAGGCGGACGCCATCTGGGACTCCGGAGCCATCCCGCACGACACCCGCTGGCACCTCGCGCTGCCGACCCGCGCCGAGACCCTGACGTACATGGCCCTGGTGCGCGACCGCATCGCCGCGCGCGTCACCGACGCGGCGTGCACCGATGTGGTGCGCCACCTCGCCCTGTACACCGTCTTCCACGAGGACACGCATACCGAGGCGATCACCTACACCCGACAGGCCCTCGGCTACCCCGCCCCGGAGCTGCCCCGCCTCAGCGGGACGTCTGCCGCCGAGCCCGACGCCGGCAGCCTTCCCGGCGACGCGCAGGTGCCCGGGGGCGTCCACCTGCTCGGGGCGCTGCGCGCCGACCCGTTCGTGTACGACAACGAGAAGTGGGCGCACCCGGTCGAGGTCGAGTCCTTCGCCATGGCCCGTGCGCCGGTGACCCAGGGTGAGTTCGCGAGCTTCGTGGATGACGGCGGCTACCTCCGCCCCGAGCTGTGGGGCGCCGGCGCGGAGTGGCTGCACGCCGGCGGGGCCGCCCACCCGGTCTACTGGCGCCGCGACGGCGAGGGCTGGGCCCGTCGCGACTTCGACCGCTGGGTGGCCCTGGAGCCGGCACGTCCCATGGTGCACGTCTCCTACTGGGAGGCGGCGGCCTACTGCCGTTGGGCCGGCCGGCGCCTACCGACCGAGGTCGAGTGGGAGGTCGCTGCCGGCGCCGAGCCCGGCGACGCGGGGTTCCGCGACGCCCGTCGACCGGCCCCGTGGGGCGAGGACGAGACCATCCCCGGCCACGCCAACCTCGACTGGCGGGCCATGGGCACCGTCGACGTGGGGGCGCACGCCAGCGGTGACAGCGCCTTCGGCGTGCGCCAGATGTTCGGCAACGTCTGGGAGTGGACGGCCTCGACCTTCCAGCCGTACCCGAACTTCGAGCAGGACGCCTACCGCGACAACTCCTGGCCGTGGTTCGCCGAGGGCCGCAAGGTGCTGCGAGGCGGCGCGTGGGCCACGCGGGCGCGCTACGTCCGCACCACGTATCGCAACTACTTCACGCCCGGCCGGCGTGACGTGCTTGCCGGCTTCCGCACCTGCGCGCGCTGAGACCGGCGATGCACGTCGAGATCGTCACGCCCGCGCCGCCGAGCTCGCACAACGGCAACCGTGTCACCGCGCTGCGCTGGGCGCGCTTGCT
Coding sequences within it:
- a CDS encoding potassium transporter TrkG; translated protein: MLFRPDPRDFRLIGLYAARVLLGVGLVMLLPAALGFALGESNEAWGFVVGAAFAIIFAQLGERVCRTPAQLSASHGLAAVGAAWLLAPVFGAVPLLLSGHYASYLDAYFEAMSGFATIGLTLVNDVDHMARSVNLWRHLMQFMGGQGIIIVFLTMFAKGGGAIGSMYVGEAREEKILPNVLSTARFIWRVALTYAIAGIALLWAALAVAGMPPRLGLYHAANLFMTAFDTGGFAVQSTSVAFYRSPLVEAVLMPIMVAGASSFALHYWLWQRRGRELVRNLEARVAAWSLMAVFTVMVVGLARTGVFTDLGPLFRHGFFHTLSAHTTTGLATVSGRLYLTDWGALAPGMLVIAMALGGMAGSTAGGIKALRVGLVLKGLRRDIRKLLLPSDAVVLESYHAGRRRIVRNHQVMSAGLILLLWLLLYVTGTLVGLFYGYSLEVALFDSTAAASSGGLSVGVVRPDMETPLKLVYIAQMVLGRLEFIAIFVLVGYLAAIVRGRA
- the senA gene encoding selenoneine synthase SenA, whose translation is MNAGLAPEQLAEWVRDARQRTLDLVADLDDEQLIGPVLPTVNPLLWEIGHLSWFAEKFVLRDALGEAPILAQADAIWDSGAIPHDTRWHLALPTRAETLTYMALVRDRIAARVTDAACTDVVRHLALYTVFHEDTHTEAITYTRQALGYPAPELPRLSGTSAAEPDAGSLPGDAQVPGGVHLLGALRADPFVYDNEKWAHPVEVESFAMARAPVTQGEFASFVDDGGYLRPELWGAGAEWLHAGGAAHPVYWRRDGEGWARRDFDRWVALEPARPMVHVSYWEAAAYCRWAGRRLPTEVEWEVAAGAEPGDAGFRDARRPAPWGEDETIPGHANLDWRAMGTVDVGAHASGDSAFGVRQMFGNVWEWTASTFQPYPNFEQDAYRDNSWPWFAEGRKVLRGGAWATRARYVRTTYRNYFTPGRRDVLAGFRTCAR